In Cyclopterus lumpus isolate fCycLum1 chromosome 2, fCycLum1.pri, whole genome shotgun sequence, the genomic stretch tttccagctcattctgggggatcccgaggcgttccaaggccagccgggagatataatccctccagcgtgtcctcggtcttcccccggggcctcctaccagtctTTTAAATCCaattatatacaaataaaacagacaatTATCTGTTGCCAACCCACCGTGTTTGGACACATTTTGAAGTTAGGATGTCTTGAAGCCTTTGATGAAATATTCAGGGGATAATATTTATATTGAGGGGAAggattgtgttttatttcttgtCAACAAAGctcttgaaaatgtaaaatgtgtcacTTCACAGACTGAAATGTTTCCAGCTCTTTTCTCCTGCTCACATTTCTGTTCATGCACTGTTTAATATCGTCCGCTGtgatcaataaaaacattacagcTCGTTTCAGGACAATGAGGAACTGTAACTCTATGTTGTGTGAAGAAAACTGGACTGAAActctcaattcagtttattttgtatagcccaatatcacaaattacaaatttgccttagagggctttacaatctgtacacatacaacatccctgtcccaggacctcacatcggatcaggaaaaactccccaggtgcaatggagagagaagaggagataggtgctcagtctcctaaaacatcccccagcagcctataagcctatagcagcatatctaggggctcgaccagggcaaacctgattcagccctaactataagcactatcaaacaggaaagtcttaagtctattcttaaatgaggtgactgtgtctgcctcccggactgaaagtggaagctggttccataaaagaggagcttgataactgaaggctcttgctcgcatcctactttttaggactctaggaaccacaagtagccacGCATttagcgcagctctctagtggggcaatatggtactacaagctccttaagatatgatggtgcatcaccaatcaaggctttgtaggtgaggagaagaattttaaatgtgattcttgattttacagggagcgagtgcagagcagctaatacaggagtaatgtgatctcttctcttagtttttgtgagtacacgagctgcatcattctggatcaactgaagggacttaagatacttattagagcagcctgataataaggagttgcagtaatctagtctagaagtaacaaacgcgtgaaccagcttttctgcatctttttgagacaagatgtgtccgatttttgaaatgttacgtgtTGTATCTTTATGCTACTAGTATAGTACACTGTTATAGCTGTACTAATCGTGGGTTAACTAACTCACCGTTAGTTACAAATGCACGGAGACGAGGATGCGGTACAAGTCACTCTTTTACTCGCGGGCTAAACACGCTATGTCCGTCGTCACAGACCAACACCATCGAGCACCGAGTGCTCGATCCAATATACCACATCCCTCTTTTCCGACTGAGAAGTGGCATACGTATCAGTTACCTCAACAGTTAACTCTTTGCTTACCATTAACGCTATGGCATCAACATTAAACTTGTCTTTTCTACTTGCATACTTCAATGATTAATAAAGCATGTTCTCAATACTAATGGCTTTCATTAAACATTACAAATCACTTTCCTGCTAAGCATTCTGGAGAAACATTTAAGCATTTAGAACATTCAACATTCTTGAAACATTTCAGGTTAAACAGtcctcattctctcttttttttttattaacaaacaTGTGAATGAGTATATAAACATTCCTGAAATCAGTCATTGAATCTGGCAGGGCGTCTAACCGCTCTGCCACTCCTTGTGTAGCATGTGGGTGTACTGCCCGTAGTCACAGGAGGAGGGTTGTGTGGTGGCAGGTCATGTGGTGGTGAGTCCACTGACACAGGCACTTGAGAGGGTTGTACCTCCGAGTCCAACTGTTCATCACGGTCAGTGTCTATGAACAGACTCGGGTGTATCTTCCTCAGATGTCGCCGGTTCCTCCTTTGCGTCCTACCTGCCGGCGTCTGCACAGTGTCGGAGTGTGGTTCATCTCGCTGTCGGATGAGAACAGCAGGCTCCCAGCCGCgccgtgtgtgcatgtgtacggTGTCTCCCGAGGTCAACACTGGCAGGGGTTTTGCACGCTGATTGTAGTGTTGCTTTTGGCGGAACTGTAGGTTCTGTATTTTGCTGTGAAGATGCTGTGGGACTGACTGCGTCAGCACGGCACTGGAACACGGAAGTGTGCTCCGTAGAACTCTTCCCATCAACATCTGTGCAGGTGACTCATTCAGTCCCGTCACCGGTGTGTTCCTCAGTGACAGCAACACTAGATGTGGGTCGGTGCCGGTCTGCGTTGCCTTCTTCAGCGCATGTTTTACAGTCTTTATGGCTCTCTCAGCCATTCCATTTGAAGAGGGAAAACCTGGGCTGGGGTGTGCGAGTTTGAATTCCCATGACACTGCAAATGACTTCATCTCATAGCTGGCAAATGGGACATGATCACTCACTATCTCCCTAGGAATCCCGTGCCTGGCAAAAACAGACTTCATCTTTTGGATCACTGTGTAGGCTGTTTTATCAGACAGGTTAAGCACTTCAGGATATTTGGTCAGGTAATCAACTAACAACAGATATGATTGACCATGTAGCTCGAAGATGTCGGCTCCGACTTTCATCCATGGCAGTTCTGGAATCTGATGTGGTATGAGTGGCTCAGCCTGGTGTTTGGGCTGTAGCTGCTGGCACTGCATGCACTTCTCCACCATTGCCTTGATGTCTCGTGCCATGCCGGGCCAGTAGAGGGATTTTCTTGCTTTGGCTTTTGTGCGCTGCACTCCTTGGTGAGCAAGGTGCAGCTTCTCCAAAATCGTGGGTAATGATGATTTTGTCTCCGACCATGACAATGTCATTATCGATGCTTATATTGTCCTTGACCGACCAGTAGTCGTGTAGTTTCTTgtccaagcttttctttttcatgggcCAGCCATTCttgtgtttctcacacacagcttGTAACACGCTATCTGCTGctgttgccttttttatttggcTGAGTGTTTCCTCGCTCAAGGAATCAGTGGCCTCCAAGGCATACACAACTCTCTCATCACAGGGGTTTTCGTTAATGTTTTCACCTTCTCTGCTTGCCGTGGCGCGTGAAAGTGCGTCGGCAATGTACATGTGCTTGCCTGGTGTGTATGTTACGTGTAGATCATAGCTCTGCAGTTGTAGAAGCATTCCTTGCAGCCGCGCAGGTGCTTTGCTCAGCGGCTTGCACACGATGACCTCCAGAGGCTTATGATCGGACTGCACGATTACTGGTCTACCGTAGACATACTGGTGGAATCTCTTAGCAGCAAACACTATGGCCAGCAACTCTTTCTCTATCTGCGCGTACCTCTTTTCTGTGTTGGTGAGCGCCCGTGAGGCATAGCACACTGGGCGGCCGTCCTGCAGCAGACAGGCTCCTAGTCCGTCTTTCGAGGAATCAGCTTGTAGAGTCAGCGGCTGCTTGTGATCATAGTACCTCAGCACTGGAGCTTGTGTGAGGGTGGTCTTCAGTGTCTGTAGTGCTGAGCTGTGGTTTGGGCACCACTGCCACACTATATCCTTCTTAAGCAGCTGTCTGAGGGGTGCTGTGAGTGAGGCTTCATTTGGTATGTACTGCGCCAGGAATTTTGTCATTCCCGGCAGACGTTGGAGACTTTGTTTGTCTTCTGGGGTTGGCATCTCGACAATTGCTTCGATCTTTGTGTCGTCAGCCCTTTGTCCTGCTGCCGTGATGATGTGTCCCATATACTTTACTGTATCAATTTTGAACTGGATCTTGTCTTTGTTAAACTTCACATGTGCAGTCTTTGCTCTCTCTAACACTTTGTGCAGGATGTCATCATGTTCCCTCTCCGATGACGCTGCGATGATCATGTCGTCTGCTATGACATACACACCTGGGATGTCGCCGAAGGTCTCAGAGTTCTTCTGTTGGAACACTTCGCTGGCAGACCTGATCCCGAATGGGAGTCTGAGGAAGCGGAACCGGCCCCACGGCGTATTGAAGGTGCATAGCTTAGACGATGGCTCGTCTAGCTTGATCTGCCAgtatccatccttctcatctagGATGGAGAAGATGGATTTTCCTGCTAATCTGCTGCGTATGTCTTCCGGTGTAGGAATGGAATAGTGCTGACGCTTAACGGCCTCGTTCAGGTTGCAAGGATCCAAACATACCCTTAGCGCGCCGTTCTTTTTCTTTATGGCAACAAGACTGTTCACCCATTCTGTCGGTTCATTGACAGGGGTTATCACTTTTCTGTTCTGTAAGTCTTTGAGTGTCTCTCTCAGTGGGTCCATGATGGAGAGGGGCACATTTCGGCATGCATGAATCACAGGCGTGAAGCTGGGGTCAATGTGTATGTGATGAACACCGGGGAACTCGCCCAATCCAGTGAAGACTTCTGCATACCTCTGTAGCATCTCTTCTTTGGTAGCTGGAGCTTTTCCTGGTTGCGGGGATCTTGCTGTGAGTGCCTCAACTCTTCtcaccagctgcagctcctcacaTGCATCTCCACCCAGAATCGGCTTGTTGGCCCGGCTTGACACGTGAAAGTCCAGCATAGCTTTATGTTTGGTCGTCCTGCATTCTAGAGATGCAACACCATCTGTGGGTAGGCGGGCTCCACCAAATGCAATTAGGACAGTCTCTGTGGGCCGTAGCTGAATGGGACCAGGTAGCTGCCGGTACATGTGCATGGGAAGTACATTTGCATCGGCGCCGGTGTCCAGCTTGAAATCAATTGCTACGCCTCTGACTGTGGCTGTTTCATGCCATACAGTGCCTTTAGCTTGGTGAgctcctttctttttgtattttccaatCATGCCTATGTATAAGGAGTCAACTTCACTCTCCaaattatttattgtctttgtcttgtagttgctgcttttctcagtGCCAGCTTTACATACCTTAGAAAAATGGTTGTTCTTACCACATTTATGGCACACTGCACCATAAGCTGGGCATTGACGAGGCTCATGCTTGTTTCCACATTTATGGCAGACAGTTGTTGTTACATGCctcttgctgtttgttttgctcaCATTCCAGTTGCCCGTGCGCGTTTGCCCTGTTGCTTTCCTTAAAGCATCTACTGAGGTGTCTTGGACAACCTGTGACGTCTGCATCGCTTGTATTTGTGACTTAGCGAGCTCTGCTGATCTGCATGTGTCCATCGCTCTGCGCAAAGTGAGCTCATTATCACGCAACAGTCTCTCCTTCAGACGAATATCGTTTATGCTAAACACTAATTTATCCCTAATCATGTCATCTTCATTTCTGCCAAACTCACAGTCTTTGCTCTTCTGGCGTAGCTCTGTGATGAACCTGTCCACCGATATTCCTGCTGATATCGCGTGCGACCAGAATTGATGGCGTTCGAAAACCACGTTCTTGTGAGGGCTGCAGTAGTCCGTGAAGGCTTGGAGAACTTCCTCCATCATTACGTCGTCTCCATCTGGGATGATGGTAAGTGTGTTGTACACTTCCAGCGCCTCCTCGCCGACAGTGTGGAGCAGAATGGCTATTTTAACTGTCTCTTCCTTATCCAACGCACCGGAAGCGGTCATATACAGCTGGAAACGTTGTTCCCATCTTCTCCAGTTTTCAGCTATATTCCCGGTAAGTATCAGCGGTGGTGGCGGCTTGAACTGCTCCATGTTCGCACGTGgtagcactttttttttttttttaagctaacTTCTAAAATACCGTCCTCGAATTATTCCGTAACTCCGTCTTCTGACACCATGTTGTATCTTTATGCTACTAGTATAGTACACTGTTATAGCTGTACTAATCGTGGGTTAACTAACTCACCGTTAGTCACAAATGCACGGAGACGAGGATGCGGTACAAGTCACTCTTTTACTCGCGGGCTAAACACGCTACATGTCCGTCGTCACAGACCAACACCAcattacgtagatgaaaaagtgcagtccttgagatttgctttaCATGGGAGTTAAACGACAAGTCccagtcaaagataacgctgagattctttacagtggtgttggatgccagggcaatgccatctacagaaaccacattaCCAGATAGTTGGCCAATGGGCCAATGAACCCTTAGAGATTCATTGGCCCATACCCTCTGAatgcaatgagatatcaacaagcGTTTTAACttctgatgacattgaaccaataatgaaccacagaaaTGTTCGTAACAATCGGTCACAGCGTTTAGGAGAGAatgaaaaaacgtgttttttacaaaattcaaaatggctaAAGATCTAAGTAGGCGCATTTAATGGCCACCATTGACTtcttttgtagagcaggtccaagtggacatgtgtaccaaatttgaagtcaatcggtcattgttaGCAAAAAGCGTGGGCTTTCTGCCTCAAGGGAGCGCTATAGAGAATTTGTTTGATACCCAAAATGCGAGGCCcccaaaatgttgtgtttttcgcAAGTCttgatatgcatgtcaaatttaacaacttttgggatatgataaaggccccaaaagGGCAACATTCCTTAgagaaaataattataatttctagaaaaacaatatgttcctctacgacgaagtcgcCACAAGGACCCTAATAAGAATTCCTCGAAATACAATAGGTTCCTTTACTACGATTAAATGATACATAAATCGATTAAATATTAAGGTGTTGCACCTCTTCATTCCACCTGTTGTGTCTATGCAATTTGCTGCttatgtgatttattttcaacaaaaataagaaaatccGAAGCAGCTAAACCGAGTTATTAATAAATACTATTTTCTACCTGAGGTGGTGGACAAAGGAGCACATTAGTTTGCGTTCTATCACTTCTGTGTATTTAACTGCCACATGTATTTGCAATGACCTGTCTGAACCACACGGGAGAGCCACTGCCCTGGTGAacctgtcaggatctgtagttgtgtgtcgtgtttcttgttttattttgaagtccccgtctctcgtgtcttctgtttctctgcacttcctgtccctgtgattgtctgccatgtccctgattgtttcctcctgtgtttaatcacctgcaccagccctgtgtatttaaaccctgtttgtgtcattccctgTTTGAATCGTGCTATATACTGCTACTTGTCGATATATGACGctgaaataaatatgaaatgtattttagttttttaaatatttagaaaataaaataaaaataaatgtatctagGTAAAAGAAATAAGGAGAAACTTGTATCTATATAAAAGCTAATTTATAAATTGTATTACTTTCTTAGCATCTCAAAAGAACTTCGGCCTCATTTTAGCTCATTTTAGCTTTGTTTGGCATGGCGACAGGAGcaagtaataataatgaagatattcatttaaataattgtctGCAGAGTCACTATGTGTCCATAGCACACAGTGTGTTCATTGTGCCTGTAAATTCAAACAATAATAGTTACTAAGCAGTAATATTGCAATATTTCTGCTgataattacatatttttggGGATGAACAGTGTGTTTTTCCATCATCATTGCTGTCAACACCATGTATGTATGTAGACATGAGTACTCTTAATACGTTTCTTCTCTTAACATTCATAGAAGACTGGTTTAaaatctttctttcctcctcagTAGGGAACTTGTCATCCAAACCAATTCTTCTCATTTCAAGTGAGGTTTTCTCTGACCAGTGACGGTATCATTAGTGTTTATATAATGCAGCAACGACTTAGTCTCAGAGAAACAAAGTTTACTTCCACACTGATGATCTCTCCCCTGAGCCACATGAGTTATGTGAGTATTTTCATagaatgacaataataaaactCGGCCACAAAGTCACACCATACCCACTGCACTGTGACGTCTTTCACAGCACTGAGGCTTGTTTGtcccagagagagacagagagacagagatatagagagagagttgtTCTCACACCATCATACAAACACAGTCTCAAtgctctccttcctcccagGCCTCAATCCTAATGGTTGTTCATTTggttattttatataaatgtgccTAAAAGCATGATTGATTGATGATATTAAATACAGTTCttgcatgttttattgattgGTGTGCTAAGTATATTAAATTTGGTTCCGTGGTGGCTTGAAGATTAAGAGTAAGTGGTCTCCAAGAAAGAAGGACTGCGACTTGGCATCGGGCTGAGGATGGTCCGACCAAGCCAACGAATAGAGACCCAAGAAGATGTCCCCTGACCTGCAAAATCCAGACCACTTGGAGCTGTGGTTTGCCACCATAAGAGAGTTGTGTTGTGCACAATTACAAAGGAAGTGTGCATGAGATGTAGAGTatgcagcctctccatcccaAAGCGCCAGTGAGCGTCTGTATCACAtgatgtggaggaagaggacggatAATAACCTCCTGCTTGTGTGTTCACATGATGGAGCGTTATTCATCTGAAAAGGTCAAATGATATGTGACCACTGAGACATTATATTTACAGGGGAATCAAAGGAAGATCTTTAATATTCGGTGGTAACTCCCCCCCACCCAAAGCAGCTGATCACATTAGGTTGCCAGATTATCACTTTTGACCCATAACTTTCAGCATGACTTACAAAAGTCCTGCATAGTAGAAAAAATGCGCCAATTTATAATGAAATATACGTTAGAAAATATAATGCAGAAGGGCCCATTTCAGATTCATAtgtattaaattataattagtGATGCATTCATCACTGGtatgcagctggtaaaggtggagaCATTTGAATATACTTTACTATACCGCTGAGTATctgaatgtatattttataagtatatataattaataagtTATTTTAGCTAtctaaatgtagtggagtaaaaagtacaatatttgcctccaAAGTGAAGCGAAATAGAAGTATATAAAATCAAttaaagtacctcaaaacttTGCTTAAAGCGACTTTGAGGAAACTGGAACAATCCCAGCTGTTTGTAGAGTAAATATCACGGATACCTTTAGAAATGTTTATTAAACAGAGCATAAAGCCCTATTCAGGAGTGCATCTTTGGCCTCCATGCTGAATTAGTGCCCCAGTCGGCTTTCCACAAATGACCGTGTGCTCTTCCAAAAAGTCTCAGCCTTCATAACTGATTAGTTAAGGTCTTGATTTTTCCATTCCTCATATATTGATTGTTGACACATCCAGTAAAAAAAACGGCATGTTGAGCAACAGAGGTGTCCTTGTAAGTCACATGAAAACCTGAACAAATTGTTTGAGCCTCACAAAAAGAACCGCCTCCACAATGGTGTGTTGTGAATGAGGATATATATTGTGCAGTGGGCGGCATCACCAGACACTCTTCAGACGATGTGGTTCACAGACGCTTCATCAACATGAATGCAATTTTCTTTGTGGGCCTGATCACCGGCATCGTCACCATCTCCGCCATGTTCCTTTTCGCTCTCGCCAAGCTGTTTTCCCGccacggcggcggcggccatgTGCAGGACGGCTACGGCTACGCGGTGCTGATAACGGGCTGTGACAGTGGCTTCGGCTACGAGCTGGCTCAGTGTTTGGACCACAAAGGGTTCGTGGTCTTCGCTGGGTGTTTGTCTCCAGAAGGAGCCGGcgctcagactctggccacggAGAGCTCCAGTAATCTGAAAATCCTCAAGCTGGACGTCACCAGTGATGAAGATGTGCAGCGGGCGAAGAAGATAGTCCAGGAGAACCTGCCCGATAAAGGTGAGAGTTTAGCACACTGTAAAAAATTACCCACTTTCACAGATCTCTGGGAAAAATACTCTTGGTAAAACAAAATCAGTCTAATCAATTAATAATGTTAGTATTTCTTACTTCTATCTATGAATTTCAATTAATTTTCTTATTAAATTAAAACTCTGAGATATTAAGTAATGTTTTAGCTCAATTATTTcaattatttgatttaaaaatcttGTAATTTTAAATTTTGTCgaaaatatttcaatatttagtCATGACGAGAACTTAAAATTAGATTTACTCTAATAATTTTGACAAATTTTTCCGTAATAACCTTTATGCTCCGCCAGGGTTGTGGGCGGTCGTGAACAACGCAGGCGTCACGGACTGGGCCGAGATCGAGTGGAGCTCTATCGGAGATTTTCGCAACATGGTGGATATCAACCTGTTTGGCGCCATCAGGACCTCGTCTGCGTTCCTGCCTTTGATTCGTGCCTCCAGAGGTGTGGTGATGTTTAGAGTGACTGGTTTTATGCTTCAGGTCGCCTTCTTTACCGTGCGGATGTTTAGAGTGACTGGTTTATGTTTCAGGTCGCATGGTCTACATGTCCAGCATATTTGCATTCTTCACCTGCCTGAACATGGGCGCCTACAGCGTGTCAAAGAGAGGGCTGGAGGCGTTCGCAGACTGCCTCCGGGTGGAAATGGCCAGTTTTGGTGTGAAGGTACGGTCATGTTGCCATAACATTTGGGATGAAACCAACCGTTAATGAAGAAATTAATGAATGCGCTTTTTATGGCACTTTTTAATGCACAGAATACACTATACATGATCTAAAGATTACAAGAAATCAGATTAAGATTGAAAACAGGCTGCTGTCTCTTATAGGCAACATTCAAAACATGCATTTTGAgtcgtttaaaaaaattattttatgaACCTCCACCATTTTTTCTTCAGTGCAATGCATGATGGTCCTACACTTCCTGTCGctatgcattgtgggataccTTTGAGTCCCAACAGTATAAATAATTCTCACGATTAGGCTGAAAATCAGAAAACATGGCGGAGTTAATAACTCTTTCCTTTCCGCTGTCAGGTCAGCATCATCCAGCCGGGTAATTTCGGCCAAGCCACCAACATCCTGAAGATTAAAACCAGTTTGGAAATTTGGGAGAAATTGGACGAGGAACGTAAGCAAATCTTTAACCGACAGTACATCGACCTGGCCAACCAGTACTATACGGCCACGTGCCAGAGCGGGTTCAAGAACGCCGACATGGTCATCGACGCAATGCTGCACGCGGTCACGGCCGCTCGGCCCAAATACCGATACCTGCTGGCCTCGGCCACGGACACCTTTTTCTTCATGCTATTCCCGTACCTCCCCACCGTGCTCACCGACGCCGTGATGTCCTTCAGCTCCATGTACGCCAAAAGAGTAGACATGCTTTACGCCAAATAGGTTGCGCAAGAATCCGCGTTCAGTGttttctgtccctttttttttttaggaacatGGTgcacatttgttaaaaaaaagtcttattctctctctctcttgtaataaaataaaattacttTTATCACGATTCATCTTTTGagcttatttcttattttattatcGAAGGATGAACATGAAACATTAGATTAGAATACTTAAGAAAACACGTGACTGAACATGTGACCGGTGTTTATTGTtgctctgctgcttcctgtcgaTTGTTCAAacattgaaaaacaacaacaaagtgtttcagaaggacagaaaagaaaatcaatttgAGCCATTGCATACATATTACGACTAgaatctttaaaaagaaagaaaccactGTACTACAAGTATGCCTCAGTATACGACGTCATGAAGCGTGATGAAGGTTACGTCCTTAGTGTGAATGAAGACGCCCTGTCCAATGAAATCAGGATTTGGGTTAATGGGAAACTGTTCACTGTGAATCATCGATGCACTGAAGATACAAGAGACAACGGTGAAATTCAAACCGGTCACGCGGTGGCCAGTAGTTTGGGGTCAAGGTGGAGGAAGATTTATTCTGTTAATGACGTCTTATACATTCATGGATTTTGGGCACTTTACATGAAATTATCTGTTTATTTGGCTTTAGTTTCACTTCATTCAAGTCCTTTTTTCTCTTACATCCACTGTGTGGAGAGTCCAGACAGCTTTATCGACCCGTTGTGCAACGTCCAGATATGCACAACAGGAATGCGCCGCTGTGTTTGAGTTGCTTCCATCTGTTGCGTAATGAGTGATCTTTGAAGTCTCACTCTCCACATTTTCGCATACCGACGCTCTAAACTGCACAATGAGGGCATCTGTtgtcacaatttttttttttaaatgctactTTAATACAAAAGCGTGTAATGAGGTGAGACAATGATTTATGGGGTTGGAGACAAGAGGAGCGTTCTCTTGTTTTAGTTACTTTAGTGCAGGACAAAAGGTGTAAAGAGAAACCgactctgttttgtccattcaaagaaaatgtgacaaaggtataatttatttaaattgttattgttttttaacagGCACTAAACTACACTTGAGGGTGCTCTATTTGATCATTGCTCACATGTCTGCCTTTTAAAACTGAGAGGgtgtcttttccttttctgaATAAAAACGCTTATTTCAAATATTGATCGGAAGAGGCTGAATAAACTAAATCTTGTGACTTGGTGCCTCTGCCGTCAGTCTGGAAACATAACAATCCTGCACATCCTTTTTGAGCCACGTACTGTAAAATGAATTAATACTGAAATGTTGGCTCAAATTTTTACAGTTAAATTAGTtgagaaaacacattataataatGTGCTCCTGgaatataattatatacataCTCCGCATTTCCACAATATGACTGCACCTTTTCAGTACAGCAATGACATTTTTTCTTACACTAgtcagcaacaaaacaaaatgagttaAGATAATCCTCACGTGCATGTTTAAAGGTGCACGTTTTGGGATGAATCGCGATTTTGTATTGCTGTTTTTGTATGTTTGAATTGAGGTGTGCAGAGGAAAGAGCTAAAAAGCCTTCACAATTTAGATTTCTGTCCTAAAACATGAAATACTTCATCCTTATCAGTCTTCCACACAGACCTTTTGACAGTTTTGAGTGCTGATTGACTTTGGCATCATCGATTTAGCCTTCCAATGTCACAGGAGTAAGAATCAAATCTAAAGATGTATCACAGTATAAAAAAGTACAGAAAGCACCTTTTAATCAACTTTTTTCAGGGGagttactttattttttttacgatttTTGTACTAGAAACAACTAAAACGTCTGTGACTGATTGATCTTGTTCTAATCTATTTCTTAATCTTGCGGTATTGATTCTTTCTGATTTCCAGTTTGGTTTTTAAAACATCCCCCAGAGCCACGGAGACAGGAAGAGTCCGACGGTCCCCAGCAGACACACTATAATGAACATCCACAGGAAGATCAGATCAACAACCATGGCGACATACTTCCAGTCCTCCTT encodes the following:
- the LOC117740308 gene encoding retinol dehydrogenase 7-like translates to MNAIFFVGLITGIVTISAMFLFALAKLFSRHGGGGHVQDGYGYAVLITGCDSGFGYELAQCLDHKGFVVFAGCLSPEGAGAQTLATESSSNLKILKLDVTSDEDVQRAKKIVQENLPDKGLWAVVNNAGVTDWAEIEWSSIGDFRNMVDINLFGAIRTSSAFLPLIRASRGRMVYMSSIFAFFTCLNMGAYSVSKRGLEAFADCLRVEMASFGVKVSIIQPGNFGQATNILKIKTSLEIWEKLDEERKQIFNRQYIDLANQYYTATCQSGFKNADMVIDAMLHAVTAARPKYRYLLASATDTFFFMLFPYLPTVLTDAVMSFSSMYAKRVDMLYAK